The bacterium CG_4_10_14_0_2_um_filter_33_32 genomic interval TATGCAATATTTGTAAAATTCTGTTCTAAAGTTTTTACTTTAAACAGTAAATTTCTTATTTCACTATTCTTTACCTTAAAAAGTCCTTTTGCTTGATTGACCACCAATTGACTATCTAAATAGAATTCTAAATTTTCTGATTTTTCTTTGGCTAGTTCCAATGCTTTTATTAATGCTTGATATTCTGCCTGATTATTTGTTTTTTCCCCGATATATTCTTTATAAGTTTCGATCACGTTTCTACTTGAATCCATTATTACGATTCCTATCCCTGCGGGCCCCGGATTATTTCTTGCTCCGCCGTCTGTATAGAT includes:
- a CDS encoding ribonuclease H encodes the protein MKEVRVEKLIIYTDGGARNNPGPAGIGIVIMDSSRNVIETYKEYIGEKTNNQAEYQALIKALELAKEKSENLEFYLDSQLVVNQAKGLFKVKNSEIRNLLFKVKTLEQNFTNIAYYFVPREQNKEADKLVNQAIDEAIKK